A DNA window from Aggregicoccus sp. 17bor-14 contains the following coding sequences:
- a CDS encoding DUF6544 family protein encodes MRPWSGIGLLVVGGAVGAVALAHARWRRDTAWAVVQLERLEPAGRTVSAELPAPVARYFAFALPAGQAPIRGAHEVQRGEFLLRPGTWSPMRAEQHFSGGTPGFVWDASIRMNPLLTVRVRDSYLRGEGRMLGKVEALVPVVDQHGTREMAEASLQRWLAETVWLPTALLPREGLTWSALDAHTARVTVQDSGVSASADFRFGAQGEIVEVSALRYRDVDGRPVLTPWKGRFWSYERVDGMQVPRGAEVGWELPEGLQLYWRARLESFEYALEQR; translated from the coding sequence ATGAGGCCGTGGTCGGGTATCGGGCTGCTGGTGGTGGGCGGTGCAGTGGGCGCCGTGGCACTCGCGCACGCGCGCTGGCGGCGGGACACGGCGTGGGCGGTCGTCCAGCTGGAGCGCCTCGAGCCCGCGGGGCGTACCGTTTCCGCGGAGCTCCCCGCGCCCGTGGCCCGCTACTTCGCCTTCGCGCTGCCCGCAGGTCAGGCGCCCATCCGCGGCGCGCACGAGGTGCAGCGGGGCGAGTTCCTCCTGCGCCCCGGCACCTGGAGCCCCATGCGCGCCGAGCAGCACTTCTCCGGGGGCACGCCGGGCTTCGTGTGGGACGCCTCCATCCGGATGAATCCACTGCTCACGGTGCGCGTGCGCGACAGCTACCTGCGCGGCGAGGGACGGATGCTGGGCAAGGTAGAGGCGCTGGTGCCCGTGGTGGATCAGCACGGCACGCGCGAGATGGCGGAGGCCTCGCTGCAGCGCTGGCTCGCCGAGACCGTGTGGCTTCCCACCGCCCTGCTCCCGCGCGAGGGGCTCACCTGGTCAGCCCTCGATGCGCACACGGCGCGCGTGACGGTGCAGGACTCGGGCGTCTCCGCATCGGCGGACTTCCGCTTCGGCGCGCAGGGGGAGATCGTCGAGGTCTCCGCGCTGCGCTACCGCGACGTGGATGGCAGGCCCGTGCTCACGCCCTGGAAGGGACGCTTCTGGAGCTACGAGCGCGTCGACGGGATGCAGGTGCCGCGCGGGGCCGAGGTCGGCTGGGAGCTGCCCGAGGGCCTGCAGCTCTACTGGCGCGCGCGGCTGGAGTCGTTCGAGTACGCGCTCGAACAGCGGTAG
- a CDS encoding HPP family protein, translated as MNVLPFPFTDVTASEEDLLPAPALCTVDEVMTRNVVSVRPDTSAETLAALMLEHHISGLPVVDEAGHLVGMVSKTDLVRAQNCVDTETISPLPYGQHELNGTTVDDLMTPHVLAISTATPLSEAARRMAEAGVHRLPVVSRSGALRGVLSTSDIVRWVAGLP; from the coding sequence ATGAACGTCCTGCCCTTCCCCTTCACCGACGTCACCGCGAGCGAGGAGGACCTGCTGCCCGCCCCTGCCCTGTGCACCGTGGACGAGGTGATGACGCGCAACGTGGTGAGCGTGCGGCCGGACACCTCCGCGGAGACGCTCGCTGCGCTGATGCTCGAGCACCACATCTCCGGGCTGCCCGTGGTGGACGAGGCCGGCCACCTGGTGGGCATGGTCTCCAAGACCGACCTGGTGCGCGCTCAGAACTGCGTGGACACCGAGACCATCAGCCCCCTGCCCTACGGCCAGCACGAACTGAACGGCACCACCGTGGACGACCTGATGACGCCGCACGTGCTCGCCATCTCCACCGCGACACCCCTCTCCGAGGCCGCACGCCGCATGGCGGAGGCTGGCGTACACCGGCTCCCGGTCGTTTCGCGCTCGGGCGCGCTGCGCGGCGTGCTCTCCACCAGCGACATCGTGCGCTGGGTGGCGGGGCTGCCGTAG
- a CDS encoding NnrS family protein, with translation MTTTFLSAPTWRREPYRLLFPLGALLGVAGVLPWLLFGLGASLRYDPVFHALALVQGFLASYVLGFLFTFVPRRTATRAPAAWQMGLALLLPVALTGAAWMGQLALSQALWVLLLLMLVGFVGARALRPQKQVPGGFAWLPVSLVMGLVGSLLTAAPAELLPMGHLMGQGLLTQGMLTGLVLGVGTLLLPVLLYARPPANPGDHLLGVTGLLHLGAALLFIASFWLEAARSTQLGYALRAAVCAGLLVGPMGLWRAPTERGLHRRFVWLSAWLLPVGYALVALFPAHRVAGEHVVFIGGLALITLSISTHVVLAHGGYGGLLRASPWHVAGCGALSLSALLLRGLVSLDPAHFRGWLAGAAACFLGALALWAALVVPRLRSAPPRAEAG, from the coding sequence ATGACGACCACCTTCCTCTCCGCCCCCACCTGGCGGCGCGAGCCCTACCGCCTCCTCTTCCCTCTCGGCGCGCTGCTGGGGGTGGCGGGCGTGCTCCCCTGGCTGCTCTTCGGGCTGGGCGCGAGCCTGCGCTACGACCCCGTCTTCCACGCGCTCGCGCTGGTGCAGGGCTTCCTCGCCTCCTACGTGCTGGGCTTCCTCTTCACCTTCGTGCCGAGGCGCACCGCCACGCGCGCGCCCGCGGCCTGGCAGATGGGGCTCGCGCTGCTGCTGCCCGTCGCCCTCACGGGGGCCGCGTGGATGGGACAGCTCGCGCTGAGCCAGGCGCTGTGGGTGCTGCTGTTGCTCATGCTGGTGGGCTTCGTGGGGGCGCGCGCGCTGCGGCCGCAGAAGCAGGTGCCCGGCGGCTTCGCGTGGCTGCCGGTGTCGCTGGTGATGGGGCTCGTGGGCTCGCTGCTCACCGCGGCGCCCGCCGAGCTGCTGCCGATGGGGCACCTGATGGGCCAGGGGCTGCTCACGCAAGGCATGCTCACCGGGCTGGTGCTGGGCGTGGGCACGCTGCTGCTGCCCGTGCTGCTCTACGCGCGGCCGCCGGCGAATCCCGGAGACCACCTGCTCGGCGTCACGGGCCTGCTGCACCTGGGCGCGGCGCTGCTCTTCATCGCGAGCTTCTGGCTGGAAGCGGCGCGCTCCACGCAGCTGGGCTACGCGCTGCGCGCGGCGGTGTGCGCGGGCCTGCTCGTGGGCCCCATGGGCCTGTGGCGCGCGCCCACCGAGCGCGGCCTGCACCGGCGCTTCGTGTGGCTCAGCGCGTGGCTCCTTCCCGTGGGCTACGCGCTCGTGGCGCTGTTCCCCGCGCACCGGGTGGCGGGCGAGCACGTGGTGTTCATCGGAGGGCTCGCGCTGATCACCCTGTCCATCAGCACGCACGTGGTGCTCGCGCACGGCGGCTATGGAGGCCTGCTGCGCGCGAGCCCGTGGCACGTGGCGGGCTGCGGCGCGCTGAGCTTGAGTGCGCTCCTGCTGCGCGGGCTCGTGTCGCTGGACCCGGCGCACTTCCGCGGGTGGCTCGCGGGCGCGGCCGCGTGCTTCCTCGGCGCGCTCGCGCTGTGGGCCGCGCTGGTGGTGCCTCGGCTGCGGAGTGCGCCTCCGCGCGCGGAGGCTGGCTGA
- a CDS encoding SDR family oxidoreductase, translating to MNLNARHVVVIGGSSGIGLGIARAALGAGARVTLCGRSEERLASAARDLDAPARVATFAADATHEEAVRRLFETAGPVDHVVTTTVHVEAQGVHQLDLAAAQRVLDSKLGVALRVAKHARLQAGGSLLFVTGVASDRPGPSGAVVAAANGALHSLTRALALELAPVRVNALSPGWVETPLWDRLATPAARDERFAQQAQRLPARRIGTTADLGHAALFLLSNGFTTGEVLSVDGGHRLV from the coding sequence ATGAACTTGAACGCTCGTCACGTCGTCGTCATCGGTGGCTCCTCCGGCATCGGCCTGGGCATCGCCCGGGCAGCCCTCGGCGCGGGAGCTCGCGTCACACTCTGCGGACGCTCGGAGGAGCGGCTCGCCTCGGCCGCACGGGACCTGGACGCACCGGCCCGGGTGGCCACCTTCGCCGCGGACGCGACGCACGAGGAGGCGGTGCGCCGCCTCTTCGAGACGGCGGGGCCCGTGGACCACGTGGTCACCACGACGGTGCACGTGGAGGCGCAAGGGGTGCACCAGCTCGACCTGGCGGCGGCGCAGCGCGTGCTCGACTCGAAGCTGGGCGTCGCGCTGCGGGTGGCCAAGCATGCACGGCTGCAGGCCGGTGGCTCCCTGCTCTTCGTCACCGGGGTGGCCTCCGACCGGCCCGGGCCGAGCGGCGCGGTGGTGGCCGCGGCCAACGGCGCGCTCCACTCCCTGACCCGTGCGCTGGCGCTCGAGCTTGCACCGGTGCGCGTCAATGCGCTCTCCCCCGGCTGGGTGGAGACGCCGTTGTGGGACCGCCTCGCCACACCCGCAGCGCGCGACGAGCGCTTCGCCCAGCAGGCCCAGCGCCTGCCCGCACGCCGCATCGGGACGACGGCCGACCTGGGCCACGCGGCGCTCTTCCTGCTGAGCAACGGGTTCACTACCGGAGAGGTGCTCTCGGTGGACGGCGGCCACCGCCTGGTCTGA
- a CDS encoding VOC family protein — MLSSSRPTVRPQPLIAVKDVKASSAWYQTLLQVHGGDADHPHRLFYDRLWSGESLVLQLHRWDAEDHPNLVGADRAPHGHGVLLWFEVDDFDAAVERARRLGARVIEEPHVNPAPQHREMWLEDLDGYVVVIASPDGEAS; from the coding sequence ATGCTCTCCTCCAGTCGACCCACGGTACGGCCGCAGCCGCTCATCGCGGTAAAGGACGTGAAGGCCAGCAGCGCGTGGTACCAGACGCTGCTGCAGGTGCACGGCGGTGACGCGGACCACCCGCACCGGCTCTTCTACGACCGGCTCTGGAGTGGAGAGAGCCTCGTGCTCCAGCTGCATCGCTGGGATGCCGAGGACCATCCGAACCTGGTGGGTGCGGATCGCGCGCCGCACGGCCACGGCGTGCTCCTGTGGTTCGAGGTCGACGACTTCGATGCGGCGGTGGAGCGCGCGAGGCGCCTGGGCGCGCGGGTAATCGAGGAGCCGCACGTCAACCCGGCGCCCCAGCACCGGGAGATGTGGCTCGAGGACCTGGACGGCTACGTCGTCGTCATCGCCAGTCCGGACGGCGAGGCGAGCTGA
- a CDS encoding LysR family transcriptional regulator: protein MTGLPPSEDLQLFVAVARHLSFVEASRRTGVPTSSVSRRVVRLEEALGVRLLQRTSRQVALTQEGARLLERAAPLVDGLAVALQSTAEREAEPAGRLRVTAPVMTGARRVAPALFAFVARHPRVTLELDLSNAVVPLVEAGVDLAFRAGPVRDAELVARHLWSVPFTLAAAPALVREALGGRTRVSRDVLGTLPAVFSRPGGWRLRRRDGSLDVVRPRERVTVNDPRVALDAALRGLGVVCAPLEDVEAQGGALQQLTVPGRSVESRELYAVYPSRRLLPARVRLALEWVRTQA, encoded by the coding sequence ATGACCGGACTTCCCCCGTCGGAGGACCTGCAGCTGTTCGTCGCTGTCGCGCGCCACCTGAGCTTCGTGGAGGCGTCGCGCCGCACCGGCGTGCCCACGAGCTCGGTGAGCCGGCGCGTGGTGCGCCTGGAGGAGGCGCTCGGCGTCCGGCTGCTGCAGCGCACCTCGCGCCAGGTGGCGCTGACGCAGGAGGGCGCGCGGCTGCTCGAGCGCGCCGCGCCCCTGGTGGATGGCCTCGCCGTGGCGCTGCAGTCGACGGCCGAGCGCGAGGCAGAGCCGGCCGGACGCCTGCGTGTGACGGCGCCGGTGATGACGGGCGCACGCCGCGTGGCGCCTGCCCTCTTCGCCTTCGTCGCGCGCCATCCGCGCGTCACGCTGGAGCTCGACCTGAGCAACGCCGTCGTCCCCCTGGTGGAGGCGGGCGTCGACCTCGCCTTCCGCGCGGGGCCCGTGCGGGACGCGGAGCTCGTCGCGCGTCACCTCTGGTCGGTCCCCTTCACGCTCGCTGCGGCCCCCGCCCTCGTGCGCGAGGCGCTCGGAGGCCGCACGCGCGTGTCGCGCGACGTCCTCGGCACACTGCCCGCCGTCTTCAGCCGGCCAGGTGGCTGGAGGTTGCGCCGCCGCGACGGCTCGCTGGACGTGGTGCGGCCGCGCGAGCGGGTCACGGTCAACGACCCGCGCGTCGCGCTCGACGCGGCCCTGCGCGGGCTCGGGGTGGTATGCGCCCCACTCGAGGACGTGGAGGCGCAGGGCGGTGCGCTCCAGCAGCTGACGGTCCCGGGCCGCAGCGTGGAGTCGCGCGAGCTGTACGCCGTCTATCCCTCGCGGCGCCTGCTCCCTGCGCGCGTGCGCCTCGCGCTCGAGTGGGTGCGCACGCAGGCCTGA